In the genome of Leptospiraceae bacterium, one region contains:
- a CDS encoding pyridoxal phosphate-dependent aminotransferase: MNFLAKRMQNITPSLTLAITAKARELQSMGKDVIGFGAGEPDFDTPVNIKNSAIKAIQEGFTKYTAVGGIPELKKAIIQKYEKEFKLNYSMKEVVVSVGGKQALYNLFFAILNPGDEVIIFSPYWVSYIDIVQFAEGKPVIITTKHEDEFLPKVEDIKNAITPKTKAIIINSPSNPTGSYYHKELLEEIVKLLKLHPHILIVSDDIYEKLLYDGLKFDNVLTVDPSLKDRTIIINGVSKTYSMTGWRIGYALGPAEIIEAMDTIQGQSTSNPTSIAQKASVEALTGDQSFIETFKKIFSERRDLMYRILKSINKIKVFKPKGAFYIFPDISEIYSYDSFQKQKLPNESNSMAFSRLLLEHHNVAVVPGIAFGDDNCIRLSYALSEENIRKGLERLGNFIHDLIH; encoded by the coding sequence ATGAATTTTTTAGCAAAAAGGATGCAAAATATCACTCCTTCCCTCACCCTTGCCATAACAGCAAAAGCAAGAGAACTCCAATCCATGGGAAAAGACGTGATTGGCTTTGGTGCTGGTGAACCTGATTTTGATACCCCAGTGAATATAAAAAATTCTGCCATCAAAGCTATCCAAGAAGGCTTCACGAAATACACAGCTGTCGGAGGAATCCCTGAACTCAAAAAAGCCATCATCCAAAAATACGAAAAAGAATTTAAACTAAATTATAGCATGAAAGAGGTTGTCGTAAGTGTTGGTGGCAAACAAGCCCTTTATAATTTGTTTTTTGCTATACTCAATCCCGGAGATGAAGTAATCATATTTTCTCCGTATTGGGTTTCTTATATCGATATTGTGCAGTTTGCTGAGGGAAAACCCGTCATCATCACTACCAAACATGAAGATGAATTTTTACCTAAAGTCGAGGACATCAAAAATGCCATAACCCCGAAAACCAAAGCCATCATCATCAATTCTCCTTCCAATCCTACTGGTTCCTACTATCACAAAGAATTATTGGAAGAAATAGTTAAACTACTGAAACTACACCCTCATATTTTGATAGTTTCGGATGACATTTACGAAAAACTTCTTTATGACGGTTTAAAGTTCGACAACGTTCTTACAGTAGATCCTTCATTAAAGGATCGAACCATCATTATCAATGGCGTTAGCAAAACTTATAGCATGACGGGATGGCGTATCGGCTACGCTCTTGGTCCAGCTGAAATCATAGAAGCGATGGATACCATTCAAGGACAAAGCACATCAAACCCAACATCGATTGCTCAAAAAGCATCGGTTGAAGCCCTAACGGGGGATCAATCCTTCATTGAAACCTTTAAAAAAATCTTTAGTGAACGACGAGATTTGATGTATCGTATCCTCAAATCCATAAACAAAATCAAAGTTTTTAAGCCCAAAGGAGCCTTCTATATCTTTCCTGATATATCCGAAATTTATTCATATGATAGTTTTCAAAAACAAAAACTTCCCAACGAATCCAATTCCATGGCGTTTAGTCGGCTCTTGTTAGAACATCACAATGTTGCCGTTGTTCCTGGGATTGCGTTTGGTGATGATAATTGCATAAGGTTATCTTATGCTCTAAGCGAAGAAAATATCCGAAAAGGATTGGAAAGATTAGGGAACTTTATTCATGATTTGATTCATTAA
- a CDS encoding phosphotransferase, which translates to MDLSDQDLKSFIETYIKNYTITEISEEGSNRKYYRVSNQNQSLILCITYPFIKEHDDFLELNLYLISKNLRVPKIIDSMPQKGWLLIEDGGSLYLEDIIRSFRKEQRWDEIQNFYQEIIKELIRWHELKDIPLFVKKRYFDLEKFDFEWKFFLERLKRNQLPLPTFEFHSFMQECLDFLTKQKTFVFTHRDFHARNILFQNIQTKNFYVIDYQDARMGLPWYDLSSLLFDPYVELPFSLINGLFFFYYDLRNMPKRKIDHSLHTFYLQAFQRVIKAIGSFLYLGVELNKKHFLSYLLPAINQLINLQKEAKFPDVIYLYLFDLKAKIKQRFSHV; encoded by the coding sequence ATGGATCTTTCTGATCAAGATTTAAAAAGTTTTATAGAAACATACATAAAAAATTATACTATCACAGAAATTTCAGAAGAAGGTTCCAACCGAAAATACTATCGTGTCTCGAACCAGAATCAAAGCTTGATTTTGTGCATAACCTATCCCTTTATAAAAGAACATGATGATTTTTTAGAACTCAACCTTTACTTGATTTCAAAAAACTTAAGAGTTCCTAAAATCATTGACTCTATGCCACAAAAGGGATGGCTTCTAATAGAAGATGGAGGTTCACTTTATTTAGAAGATATCATTCGTTCTTTCAGAAAAGAACAGCGCTGGGATGAAATCCAAAACTTTTATCAAGAAATCATAAAAGAATTGATACGCTGGCATGAGCTCAAGGATATTCCACTTTTTGTAAAAAAGAGGTATTTTGACTTAGAAAAATTTGATTTTGAATGGAAATTTTTTTTGGAAAGATTAAAAAGAAATCAACTTCCTCTACCTACTTTTGAGTTTCATAGCTTTATGCAAGAATGCTTAGATTTTTTGACAAAACAAAAAACGTTTGTTTTCACCCATCGAGACTTCCATGCAAGAAATATTCTTTTTCAGAACATCCAAACAAAGAATTTTTATGTAATAGATTATCAAGATGCGAGAATGGGACTTCCCTGGTATGATTTGAGTTCTCTTCTTTTTGATCCTTACGTAGAGCTTCCTTTCTCGTTGATAAATGGATTATTTTTTTTCTACTATGACTTACGAAACATGCCAAAAAGAAAGATAGACCACTCACTACATACTTTTTATTTGCAGGCATTCCAACGAGTTATCAAAGCCATTGGAAGTTTTTTGTATTTGGGAGTAGAATTAAACAAAAAGCATTTTTTATCATACCTTTTACCAGCCATCAATCAACTTATAAACCTCCAAAAAGAAGCAAAATTCCCTGACGTTATTTATCTTTATCTTTTTGATTTGAAAGCTAAAATCAAGCAAAGATTTTCTCATGTATAA
- a CDS encoding sugar phosphate nucleotidyltransferase yields MYKKQAMILAAGFGTRMGELTKTKPKPLLPIAGYPMITYSLFLLYLWQVDSVVINLHYQKEKIKEYLKNFPYFRIFFSEEEILLGTAGGISYAIYQNFLDDYFLVINSDILLFPSLNPFTFLPDIQKRNLICVLFLKEKDQEHQKEKGFVLKKKIINNIYKINLSNLQSIDEYYYIGLSFFHQSFFDYYKKNMMDQEKHSIDSIFKKELLEVMQNRELYGILYEGIVLDCGSKQKYEVVNHAYPIIKELIPESLHQEWQKFIKGWKFDS; encoded by the coding sequence ATGTATAAAAAACAAGCCATGATATTGGCAGCGGGTTTTGGAACTCGCATGGGGGAACTAACAAAAACCAAGCCCAAACCACTACTTCCGATTGCGGGGTATCCCATGATTACGTATTCTTTGTTTTTGCTTTATTTATGGCAGGTAGATTCAGTTGTTATCAATCTTCATTACCAAAAAGAAAAAATTAAAGAATACCTCAAGAACTTTCCATATTTTCGGATTTTCTTTTCAGAAGAAGAAATCCTTTTGGGAACCGCTGGAGGGATTTCTTATGCCATCTACCAAAACTTTCTTGATGATTATTTTTTAGTCATTAACTCCGACATACTTTTATTTCCAAGTTTAAACCCTTTTACTTTTCTTCCTGACATCCAAAAAAGGAATCTCATTTGTGTTCTATTTTTGAAAGAAAAAGATCAAGAACACCAGAAAGAAAAAGGATTTGTTTTAAAGAAAAAAATTATAAATAATATTTATAAGATAAATTTATCAAATTTACAAAGTATTGATGAATATTATTACATTGGCTTATCTTTTTTTCATCAAAGTTTTTTTGATTACTACAAAAAGAATATGATGGATCAAGAGAAGCATTCGATTGATTCTATCTTTAAAAAAGAACTCTTAGAGGTTATGCAAAATCGTGAGTTATACGGTATTCTTTATGAAGGAATAGTTCTCGATTGTGGAAGCAAACAAAAATACGAAGTTGTCAATCATGCATATCCCATCATAAAGGAATTGATTCCAGAATCACTTCATCAAGAGTGGCAAAAATTCATCAAAGGGTGGAAATTTGATTCTTGA